A genomic region of Scomber japonicus isolate fScoJap1 chromosome 5, fScoJap1.pri, whole genome shotgun sequence contains the following coding sequences:
- the LOC128359154 gene encoding tripartite motif-containing protein 16-like yields MFVLMYLCLAEMAQRDQLDRETLCCSICLDLLKDPVSLPCGHSYCMSCIKGFWDGEDQRKIYSCPQCREAFTPRPVLKKNTMLAALVEQLKKTGLQAAPADHCYAGPEDVACDVCTGRKLKAFKSCLQCLVSYCENHLQPHYTVGQFKKHKLVEPSEKLQENICSRHDKVMEIFCRTDKKCICYLCTMEDHKGHDTVPAAAERTERQRELEVSRLNIQQRIQDREKDVKLLQQEVEAVSRSADKAVEDSEKIFTQLIRLLQKRSSDVKQQIRSQQETEVSGVKELQEKLQQEITELKRKDAELKQLSHTEDHNQFLHNYPSVSQLSEPTDSSSINIRPLRYFEDVTAAVSELRDKLQDILRDNWTNISLAVTEVDVLLSEPEPEPKTRAGFLTYSHEITLDPNTANTYLLLSEGNRKVEFMSQQQSYSSHTDRFTDKCQVLSRESLTGRCYWEVEKRGGMWGVYVAVAYKNISRAGNESLFGRNDKSWSLTCGTNSYEFNFNKIKTPVSGPISSRVGVYLDHRAGILSFYNVSETMTLLHRVQTTFTQPLYAGLWVLDTAELCKVK; encoded by the exons atgtttgtattgatgtatttgtgtct agctgaaatggcgcagagagatcagctggaccgagaaacACTCTGCTGttccatctgtctggatctactgaaggatccggtgagtCTTCCCTGTGgccacagctactgtatgagctgtattaaaggattctgggatggagaggatcagaggaagatctacagctgccctcagtgcagagaggccttcacaccgaggcctgtcctgaagaaaaacaccatgttagcagctttagtggagcagctgaagaagactggactccaagctgctcctgctgatcactgctatgctggacctgaagatgtggcttgtgatgtctgcactgggaggaagctgaaagccttcaagtcctgtctgcagtgtctggtctcttactgtgagaatcacctccagcctcattacaCTGTTGGTCAATTTAAGAAACACAAGTTGGTGGAGCCctcggagaagctccaggagaacatctgctctcgtcatgataaGGTGATGgagatattctgccgtacagataagaagtgtatctgttatctgtgcactatggaggatcataaaggccacgacacagtcccagctgcagcagaaaggactgagaggcagagagagctcgaggtgagtcgactaaacatccagcagagaatccaggacagagagaaagatgtgaagctgcttcaacaggaggtggaggccgtcagtcgctctgctgataaagcagtggaggacagtgagaagatcttcactcagctgatccgtctcctccagaaaagaagctctgatgtgaagcagcagatcagatcccagcaggaaactgaagtgagtggagtcaaagagcttcaggagaagctgcagcaggagatcactgagctgaagaggaaagacgctgaactgaagcagctctcacacacagaggatcacaaccagtttctacacaactacccctcagtgtcacaactcagtgaacctacagactcatccagcatcaatatccgtcctctgagatactttgaggatgtgacagcagctgtgtcagagctcagagataaactacaggacatcctgagggacaattggacaaacatctcactggcagtgactgaagtggacgttttactgtcagaaccagaaccagaacccaagacAAGAGCTGGGTTCTTAACATATTCacatgaaatcactctggatccaaacacagcaaacacatatctgttattatctgaggggaacagaaaagtagaatttatgagtcaacaacagtcttattctagtcacacagacagattcactgataagtgtcaggtcctgagtagagagagtctgactggacgttgttactgggaggtggagaagagaggagggatgtgGGGAGTTtatgtagcagtcgcatacaagaatatcagcagagcaggaaatgAATCTCTATTTGGacgtaatgacaaatcttggtctttaaCTTGTGGCACTAACAGTTATGAATTTAACTTCAACAAGATtaaaactcccgtctcaggtcctatttcctccagagtcggagtgtacctggatcacagagcaggtattctgtccttctacaacgtctctgaaaccatgactctcctccacagagtccagaccacattcactcagcctctctatgctggactttgggTTTTagacacagctgagttgtgtaaagtgaaatag